From one Peptoniphilaceae bacterium AMB_02 genomic stretch:
- the coaE gene encoding dephospho-CoA kinase (Dephospho-CoA kinase (CoaE) performs the final step in coenzyme A biosynthesis.) — MTQNKIIVITGGIASGKSSVCNILKKYNEIVISSDEKVSGIYDIMEVKEKVIKEFGNLILDENGNVDKAKLRLELFENPEKLPALNKITHPVIMDRVKNCVDMYKNKRIFVEIPVYFESKALIDKVLDIYKVIYIDADVDTRVARLIRRSGLEKAEAEAFVRLQMPDDDKKKSSDILIYNDFDLISLEEKIIDVLNLL, encoded by the coding sequence ATGACTCAAAATAAAATTATCGTTATAACAGGAGGGATAGCCTCAGGTAAATCATCTGTATGTAATATTTTAAAAAAATATAATGAAATTGTTATCAGTAGCGATGAAAAAGTTAGTGGAATTTATGATATAATGGAAGTCAAAGAAAAAGTTATTAAAGAATTTGGTAACTTAATTTTAGATGAGAATGGAAATGTCGATAAAGCCAAATTGAGGCTGGAGTTATTTGAAAATCCTGAAAAGCTTCCAGCCTTGAATAAAATCACCCATCCGGTTATAATGGATAGGGTAAAAAACTGTGTCGATATGTATAAAAATAAGAGGATATTTGTGGAAATACCAGTTTATTTTGAATCAAAAGCACTGATTGACAAGGTTTTAGACATTTATAAAGTCATCTATATCGATGCAGATGTCGATACAAGAGTTGCAAGATTAATTAGAAGATCTGGACTTGAAAAAGCAGAAGCAGAAGCATTTGTCAGACTTCAAATGCCTGATGACGACAAGAAAAAAAGTTCAGATATATTAATATATAACGACTTTGATCTGATTTCACTTGAAGAGAAAATCATCGATGTATTAAATTTATTATAG
- a CDS encoding lytic transglycosylase domain-containing protein yields MKALKNLFLLIIIIALLSVGMSLALITMKTVDTKVKYIDIIDKYSKQYNSDPLMIAAIIKVESDFDTNAVSPMNAKGLMQIVPDTGKWISERLEEEYHDDKLHDPDYNIHLGAYYYEYLYEHFGDVEIALAAYNGGMGNVEEWLKDPNISYHGDKLDNIPFGETKNYVEKVMNTYKTYKLFYENELPNQAEFDNPISLIWNNYKAFVKDIIKSF; encoded by the coding sequence ATGAAAGCACTCAAAAACCTATTTTTATTGATAATAATAATTGCATTATTGTCTGTAGGTATGTCTTTAGCACTGATAACTATGAAGACAGTTGATACTAAAGTTAAATATATAGATATAATTGATAAGTACAGTAAACAGTATAATTCAGATCCACTTATGATTGCAGCTATTATTAAAGTAGAGTCTGACTTTGATACAAATGCTGTTTCTCCTATGAATGCCAAGGGATTAATGCAAATCGTCCCTGATACAGGGAAGTGGATATCTGAAAGACTGGAAGAAGAGTATCATGATGATAAACTCCATGATCCGGATTACAATATTCATCTAGGCGCTTATTATTATGAATATCTATATGAACATTTTGGAGATGTTGAGATTGCTCTTGCAGCATATAATGGCGGTATGGGCAATGTCGAGGAATGGTTAAAAGATCCGAATATTTCGTACCATGGAGATAAATTGGATAATATTCCATTTGGTGAAACAAAAAACTATGTTGAAAAAGTTATGAATACTTACAAAACATATAAACTTTTTTACGAAAACGAGCTTCCAAATCAAGCAGAATTCGATAATCCCATCAGTTTGATATGGAACAACTACAAAGCATTTGTCAAAGATATAATTAAAAGCTTTTAG
- the rsxC gene encoding electron transport complex subunit RsxC: protein MSLENASFKGGVHMHDFKELTCNKPVITGESPTSVTIALQQHIGVPCESLVKVGDRVLVGEKIGESKAFMSIPVHSSVSGEVKSISEIITPSGVKCKAVTIESDGLDEIGYNVVNRTINDVSKEEIVEIIKEAGIAGLGGAAFPTFIKLSPPEGIKIDTVLVNGAECEPYLTADQKIMEMETDKVVGGLKIAMKAVDAEKGFICIETNKPDAIAKMKEAVKDEPSIEVVTLKPKYPQGDEKRIIDAATKRHVPSGGLPMDVGVVVINAYTSHSIYEAVTTGKPLYERIVTVTGNALNSPVNVMAKVGVPLRYLLEAAEGFKTKPGKVIIGGPMMGEAQFSIDAPTVKATGGVLVMTEEEARPHRVEACIKCGKCLDVCPVFLQPLYLESMVRFDQYESARELKIMDCIECGSCSFICPAKRPLLETIRLGKREIRKNSQRV, encoded by the coding sequence ATGAGTCTTGAAAACGCAAGTTTCAAAGGCGGAGTACATATGCATGATTTCAAAGAATTGACATGCAACAAGCCTGTGATTACAGGCGAAAGTCCAACATCTGTAACCATTGCTCTCCAGCAGCATATCGGGGTACCTTGTGAAAGTTTGGTCAAGGTTGGGGATCGTGTATTAGTCGGAGAGAAAATTGGTGAGTCTAAAGCTTTTATGTCTATTCCGGTTCATTCAAGTGTTTCCGGTGAAGTAAAATCAATCTCAGAAATTATTACCCCATCAGGAGTAAAATGTAAAGCAGTGACTATCGAGTCGGATGGACTTGATGAGATAGGTTATAATGTCGTTAATAGAACGATTAATGACGTAAGCAAGGAAGAGATAGTAGAGATTATCAAAGAGGCAGGAATAGCAGGTCTAGGTGGAGCAGCTTTCCCAACTTTTATAAAATTATCTCCTCCGGAAGGTATAAAAATAGATACCGTATTAGTTAATGGTGCTGAATGTGAGCCTTATTTAACAGCTGACCAAAAAATCATGGAAATGGAAACCGATAAAGTAGTCGGAGGATTAAAAATTGCCATGAAAGCGGTAGATGCTGAGAAGGGCTTTATTTGTATTGAAACAAATAAACCTGATGCTATAGCTAAAATGAAGGAAGCCGTTAAGGACGAACCTTCAATTGAGGTAGTGACTCTTAAGCCCAAGTATCCACAAGGTGACGAGAAAAGGATTATCGATGCAGCTACTAAAAGACATGTGCCTTCAGGTGGATTACCTATGGATGTCGGAGTAGTAGTTATCAATGCTTATACATCTCATAGCATCTATGAAGCAGTAACGACAGGCAAACCGTTATATGAGAGAATCGTAACCGTTACAGGAAATGCATTAAACTCTCCTGTCAACGTGATGGCAAAAGTAGGCGTACCTCTAAGATATCTACTAGAAGCTGCAGAAGGCTTCAAAACAAAACCGGGTAAGGTAATAATCGGTGGGCCTATGATGGGTGAAGCTCAGTTTTCAATAGATGCACCTACTGTTAAAGCAACAGGTGGAGTATTGGTTATGACTGAAGAAGAAGCAAGACCACATAGAGTAGAAGCTTGTATAAAATGTGGTAAATGCTTAGATGTTTGTCCTGTATTTTTACAACCACTCTACTTAGAATCAATGGTTAGATTTGATCAATACGAGTCTGCCAGAGAACTAAAGATAATGGATTGTATTGAATGCGGTTCATGTTCTTTCATTTGTCCTGCAAAAAGACCTCTATTGGAGACTATAAGACTGGGCAAGA